In the genome of Takifugu rubripes chromosome 18, fTakRub1.2, whole genome shotgun sequence, one region contains:
- the flncb gene encoding filamin-C isoform X1 encodes MTSNSSFLDAQLPPNFYPSGAELDDCEEEEEEMPATEKDLAEDAPWKKIQQNTFTRWCNEHLKCVNKRIADLQKDLSDGLRLIGLLEVLSQKKMYRKYHCRPNFRQMKLENVSVALEFLEREHIRLVSIDSKAIVDGNLKLILGLIWTLILHYSISMPMWGDEDDEDAKKLTPKQRLLGWIQNKVPQLPISNFHRDWRDGKALGALVDNCAPGLCPDWETWDPSQPVENAREAMQQADDWLGVPQVIAPEEIVDPNVDEHSVMTYLSQFPKAKLKPGAPLRAKTLHPKRAKAYGPGVEPRGNMVLKPAEFLVETVEAGLGEVLVYVEDPEGHTEEARVIPNNDKNRTYSVVYLPKVEGFHQVKVLFAGQDIDRSPFIVNVSKAMGDPTRVQARGPGLQQTGNVAGKPTYFDIYTAGAGAGDVGVIIVDSNGRRDTVEIVLENRGDSIFRCTYIPVLEGPHTVHVTFAGHQIPRSPFTVHISEVRQSVPPPGSPVECGPPSVRTSPPDKIKRGPPPTPPKPRRPTCNPNACRASGRGLQPKGLRVKEVADFKVYTKGSGSGELKVAVKGPRGDAEPVKVAEMNNGMFECSYFPVTSGKYMVTISWGGHNVPRSPFEVHVSEEAEPQKVRAWGPGLEIGMVGKSADFVVEAIGTEVGTLGFSIEGPSQAKIECDDKGDGSCDVRYWPTEPGDYAVHVICDDEDIKDSPFMAHVLPAANDALPENVKCSGPGLEPLGCIINKPADFIIDTCGAGRGELKLYAQDAEGFPFNIQMTDNGDGTFFCVYVPTKAIKHTIIITWANVNVPNSPFRVMIGEGSHPENVKVYGPGVEKMGLKANEPTYFTVDCSEAGQGDVSIGIKCAPGVVGPAEADIDFDIIKNDNDTFTVKYMPPGSGQYTIMVLFADQQIPISPFRIKVEPSHDAAKVRAEGPGLNKTGVEVNKPTHFTVYTKGAGKAQPEVRFSTAGKGNVVRDFEIIDNHNYSYTVRYTAVQQGNMSVTVCHGGDPIPKSPFHVSVAPLLDLSKVSIQGLNSKVDVGKDEDFMVRTKGAGGQGNLDVKILSPSRRPIPCKLESGETNGVHTVTYIPPEEGAYRVDISYDGNPVPGSPFAVEGVLPPDPSKVRAYGPGLLGGLVGKPAPFAIDTKGAGIGGLGLTVEGPCEAKIECQDNGDGSCSVSYLPTEPGEYAINILFAEQHVPGSPFKAVVQSPFDPSKVTVSGPGLERGKVNEDGSFTVDCSKAGEAELTIEIVSESGAKAEVHVQNNRDGTYSITYIPPFQGLYTIIIKYGGCAVPNFPSQLLVDPPVDTSGVTVYGAGVEPRGVLREVTTHFIVDARCLYKSGHDHIKACISNPSGATTDAYITDKGDGTYRVEYTPYEDGLHLIDVLFDEVSLPKSPFRVSVAEGCDPSRVRAYGPGLEEGLVNTTNCFSVETRGAGTGGLGLAIEGPSEAKMSCKDNKDGSCSVEYIPFTPGEYDVNITFGGLPIPGSPFSVPVRELVDPSKVRCFGPGLGVGVRAHMPQTFTVDSSKAGLAPLVVQLYGPTGVAEPISVIDNNDGSHTASYTPASDGAYTVCVKYADQEVPCSPFKIKTLPAHDASKVRASGPGLNASGVAASLPVEFTIDARDAGEGLLTVQILDPEGKPKKAHIRDNRNGTYTVSYVPDLTGRYTITIKYGGDEIPYSPYRIHAIPTGDASKCLVTVSIGGHGPGSGIGPTIQIGEETVITVDAKAAGKGKVTCKVTTPDGAELDVDVVENADGTFDIYYTAPEPGKYVITIRFGGENIPNSPFHVVATDDPTSPINGMEAVLRPFSLVIPFTVQKGQITGEVRMPSGRSACPHITDNKDGTVTVNYSPTERGLHEMEIKYDGSHIPGSPLQFYADAINSGHVSAFGPGLTHGTVNTLATFTIVTKDTGEGGLSLAVEGPSKADIACKDNKDGTCAVSYLPTACGDYNIVVKFDDKHIPGSPFTAKITGDDVLRTSQLNVGTASDVSLKIMETDLRSLTASIRAPSGNEEPCVLKRLPNRHIGISFTPKEVGEHVVSVKKNGKHVTNSPFRIMVGQSEIGDASKVKVFGQGLVEGHTSEVAEFIVDTRTAGYGGLGLSIEGPSKVDINCEDVEDGTCKVTYCPTEPGNYITNIKFADQHVPGSPFTIKVFGEGRVKESITRKRQAPPIASVGSTCDLNLKIPGNWFHMVSAQERLTRTFTHSSHTYTRTERTEISKTHGGETTREVRVEESTQVGGEPFRDVLTDLLGREGEAGVQEMMAQVTSPGGKTEDAEIIKGEDSTYSVRFVPQEMGAHTVNVKYRGQHVPGSPFQFTVGPFGEGGAHKVRAGGTGLDRGVAGVPGEFSIWTREAGAGGLSIAVEGPSKAEITFEDRKDGSCGVSYVVQEPGDYEVSIKFNDEHIPDSPFTVPISTLADDARRITITSLQEMALKVGHEASFAVQLNGARGLIDAKIQNPSGATEDCSITELDTDQQAIRFVPRENGPHSIDVRLNGSHIPGSPFKIRVGELGQDGDPGLVSAFGSGLERGTTGLASDFMVNTCNAGSGALSVTIDGPSKVKMDFQECPEGYKVSYTPMAPGNYLISIKYGGPQHIVGSPFKAKVSGPHLSSGHGLHETSSVLLETVSKTSAASAAFASFPKFSSDASKVLLRGAGLSKAFIGQKNSFTVDCSGAGTNMLMVGVHGPKAPCEEVYVKHMGNRMYNVTYTVKEQGSYILIVKWGDENVPGSPFHVTVP; translated from the exons ATGACGAGCAACAGCAGCTTCCTGGACGCGCAGCTGCCGCCCAACTTCTACCCGAGCGGCGCCGAGCTGGACGactgcgaggaggaggaggaggagatgccgGCCACGGAGAAGGACCTGGCCGAGGACGCGCCCTGGAAGAAGATCCAACAGAACACGTTCACGCGCTGGTGCAACGAGCATCTGAAGTGCGTCAATAAGCGGATCGCGGACCTGCAGAAGGACTTGAGCGACGGCCTGAGGCTCATCGGGCTGCTCGAGGTCCTCAGCCAGAAGAAGATGTACCGGAAGTACCACTGCAGGCCCAATTTCCGGCAGATGAAGCTGGAGAACGTGTCAGTGGCGTTGGAGTTCCTGGAGAGAGAGCACATCAGACTGGTGTCGATCG ACTCCAAAGCCATTGTGGACGGGAACCTAAAGCTGATCCTGGGTCTGATCTGGACCTTGATCCTGCACTACTCCATCTCCATGCCCATGTGGGGGGATGAGGACGATGAAGATGCGAAGAAACTGACCCCCAAACAGCGTCTGCTCGGCTGGATCCAGAACAAAGTTCCTCAGCTTCCTATTTCCAACTTCCACCGAGACTGGAGGGATGGGAAGGCACTGGGAGCGCTGGTGGACAACTGTGCCCCTG GTCTCTGTCCAGACTGGGAAACATGGGATCCCAGTCAGCCAGTGGAGAATGCCAGAGAGGCCATGCAGCAGGCTGATGATTGGTTGGGAGTTCCACAG GTCATCGCACCAGAGGAGATTGTGGATCCCAACGTGGATGAGCACTCCGTCATGACCTATCTGTCCCAGTTTCCGAAAGCTAAACTGAAGCCTGGCGCCCCCTTGAGAGCAAAGACGCTGCACCCCAAGAGGGCCAAAGCCTACGGACCAG GTGTGGAACCTCGAGGTAATATGGTTCTGAAACCAGCAGAGTTCCTGGTGGAGACAGTGGAGGCCGGACTGGGTGAAGTGCTGGTTTATGTGGAAGACCCAGAAGGTCACACAGAGGAG GCCCGAGTCATCCCCAACAACGACAAGAACAGAACCTACTCAGTGGTCTATCTGCCCAAAGTGGAGGGGTTTCATCAA GTGAAGGTGCTGTTTGCAGGACAGGACATTGACAGAAGTCCTTTCATAGTGAATGTATCAAAGGCCATGGGTGACCCGACCCGTGTCCAGGCCCGAGGACCGGGTCTGCAGCAGACGGGGAACGTGGCCGGCAAACCCACCTACTTTGATATTTACACAGCAG gagccGGCGCTGGAGATGTGGGCGTGATTATCGTTGATTCAAACGGACGCCGGGACACCGTGGAGATCgtcctggagaacagaggggaCAGTATTTTCCGCTGCACTTACATTCCCGTCCTGGAGGGGCCGCACACAGTCCATGTGACCTTTGCTGGCCATCAGATTCCCAGAAGCCCCTTCACGGTCCACATCTCAGAGG TTCGACAGAGCGTCCCGCCTCCTGGGTCTCCGGTGGAGTGTGGACCTCCGTCCGTCCGCACTTCACCCCCGGACAAGATAAAGAGAGGCCCGCCTCCAACTCCACCCAAACCCAGGAGACCAA CCTGTAATCCCAATGCTTGCCGGGCTTCGGGTCGAGGTCTTCAGCCAAAGGGTCTCAGAGTGAAGGAAGTGGCAGATTTTAAAGTTTACACCAAGGGAAGCGGCAGCGGCGAGCTGAAAGTGGCGGTGAAAGGACCCA GGGGCGACGCCGAGCCTGTGAAGGTGGCCGAGATGAACAATGGCATGTTCGAGTGTAGCTATTTTCCCGTCACCTCAGGAAAATATATGGTTACCATCAGCTGGGGAGGACACAATGTCCCACGCAG TCCATTTGAGGTCCATGTGagcgaggaggcggagcctcagAAGGTTAGGGCCTGGGGTCCTGGCCTGGAGATCGGGATGGTTGGGAAAAGTGCTGACTTTGTGGTAGAGGCCATCGGCACCGAGGTGGGAACGCTCG GTTTCTCCATCGAGGGTCCGTCTCAAGCAAAGATTGAGTGTGATGATAAAGGTGACGGGTCATGTGATGTTCGATACTGGCCCACTGAACCGGGCGACTACGCCGTCCACGTCATATGTGATGATGAGGACATCAAGGACAGCCCCTTCATGGCACATGTCCTCCCAGCAGCCAATGACGCCCTCCCAGAGAAC GTCAAATGTTCCGGTCCAGGCCTGGAGCCACTGGGCTGCATCATCAACAAACCAGCTGATTTCATCATTGACACCTGTGGAGCTGGCAGAGGGGAGCTGAAGCTGTATGCTCAG GACGCCGAGGGTTTCCCCTTCAACATCCAGATGACGGATAACGGAGATGGAACCTTCTTCTGTGTCTACGTTCCCACCAAGGCCATCAaacacaccatcatcatcacctggGCTAATGTCAACGTTCCCAACAGTCCCTTCAGG GTGATGATTGGCGAGGGCAGCCATCCAGAGAACGTCAAAGTTTATGGTCCAGGGGTGGAGAAGATGGGCCTGAAAGCCAACGAGCCAACATACTTCACAGTGGACTGCAGCGAGGCCGGACAGG GTGATGTTAGCATCGGGATAAAATGTGCTCCAGGAGTGGTGGGACCTGCTGAGGCTGACATTGACTTTGATATCATCAAGAATGACAATGATACATTTACAGTAAAGTACATGCCCCCCGGCTCGGGTCAGTACACCATCATGGTGCTGTTTGCAGATCAG caaattcccatcagccccttcagaataaaagtggaGCCGTCACATGATGCAGCTAAAGTCCGAGCAGAAGGTCCTGGACTGAACAAGACAG GTGTCGAGGTCAACAAACCCACTCACTTCACTGTTTACACCAAGGGAGCTGGGAAAGCCCAGCCTGAGGTCCGCTTCAGCACCGCTGGCAAAGGCAACGTGGTCCGAGACTTTGAGATCATCGACAACCACAACTACTCGTACACCGTGCGCTACACAGCCGTGCAGCAG GGGAACATGTCAGTCACAGTCTGTCACGGAGGAGACCCCATCCCAAAAAGCCCATTTCACGTCAGTGTTGCCCCCCTGTTGGACCTGAGCAAAGTCAGCATTCAGGGTCTTAACAGCA AGGTGGATGTAGGCAAGGACGAGGACTTCATGGTCAGAACAAAGGGCGCCGGAGGTCAAGGCAACCTGGATGTCAAAATCCTCTCACCATCACGGAGGCCAATTCCTTGCAAGCTGGAATCAGGTGAAACCAACGGGGTGCACACAGTGACCTACATCCCCCCCGAGGAAGGAGCCTACAGAGTGGACATCAGCTACGATGGGAACCCTGTCCCTGGAAGTCCGTTTGCCGTGGAGGGGGTCTTGCCACCCGACCCTTCAAAG GTTCGAGCCTATGGTCCAGGTCTTCTAGGCGGGCTAGTGGGAAAACCAGCCCCCTTTGCCATTGACACAAAGGGAGCTGGTATCGGTGGACTAGGTCTGACAGTGGAAGGGCCCTGTGAGGCCAAGATCGAATGTCAGGACAACGGCGATGGCTCCTGCTCGGTGTCCTACTTGCCTACCGAGCCCGGTGAGTACGCCATCAACATCCTCTTTGCAGAGCAGCACGTTCCCGGGTCTCCCTTCAAGGCTGTCGTCCAGTCACCGTTTGACCCCAGCAAGGTGACCGTTAGCGGGCCAGGCCTGGAGCGAGGGAAAGTTAACGAGGATGGCTCATTCACGGTGGACTGTTCCAAAGCCGGAGAGGCCGAGCTCACTATTGAGATAGTCTCAGAGTCAGGAGCCAAAGCTGAAGTTCATGTCCAGAACAACAGAGATGGAACCTACTCCATCACCTACATTCCACCGTTTCAAGGGCTCTATACCATCATTATTAAATATGGGGGCTGCGCTGTGCCCAACTTTCCCAGTCAACTACTGGTTGACCCACCTGTTGATACCAGCGGGGTGACGGTCTACGGAGCAGGAGTGGAACCCAGAG GGGTCCTGAGGGAGGTGACCACTCACTTCATTGTAGATGCCCGATGCCTCTACAAGAGTGGCCACGACCACATCAAAGCCTGCATCTCCAACCCCTCAGGTGCCACCACAGACGCCTACATCACGGACAAAGGCGACGGGACGTACAGGGTGGAGTATACGCCCTACGAGGACG GTTTGCACCTGATTGACGTCCTGTTTGATGAAGTTTCACTGCCAAAAAGCCCGTTCAGGGTGTCGGTGGCAGAGGGCTGTGATCCCAGTCGAGTCCGAGCCTACGGTCCGGGCCTGGAAGAGGGCCTGGTCAACACAACAAACTGCTTCAGCGTTGAGACCAG AGGTGCTGGAACGGGGGGCCTGGGCCTAGCCATCGAGGGACCCTCTGAAGCAAAGATGTCCTGTAAGGACAACAAAGATGGCAGCTGCAGCGTGGAGTACATCCCATTTACTCCCGGAGAGTATGACGTCAATATCACCTTTGGTGGCCTTCCTATTCCAG ggAGCCCATTCAGTGTTCCAGTGCGAGAGCTGGTGGATCCAAGTAAAGTCAGATGTTTTGGTCCTGGCCTGGGAGTGGGAGTTCGAGCACACATGCCCCAGACCTTCACCGTGGACAGCAGTAAAGCGGGCCTGGCCCCTCTGGTGGTCCAGCTGTATGGGCCCACCG GTGTTGCTGAACCCATCAGCGTCATTGACAACAACGACGGGAGTCACACTGCGAGCTACACTCCTGCTAGCGACGGGGCGTACACAGTTTGTGTGAAGTACGCAGACCAGGAAGTCCCCTGTAG CCCCTTCAAGATCAAAACTTTACCTGCCCATGATGCCAGTAAAGTCCGGGCCAGCGGTCCAGGTCTCAACGCCTCCGGAGTTGCAGCCAGTCTGCCGGTGGAGTTTACCATCGACGCTAGAGACGCTGGCGAGGGACTCCTGACGGTTCAGATTCTG GATCCAGAGGGAAAGCCAAAGAAAGCCCACATTCGGGACAACAGGAACGGAACTTACACGGTGTCGTATGTCCCAGACCTGACAGGCCGttacaccatcaccatcaaatACGGAGGAGACGAGATTCCGTATTCCCCATATCGCATCCATGCCATTCCCACCGGAGATGCCAGCAAGTGTCTGGTCACAG TGTCAATTGGAGGACACGGACCAG GATCCGGCATTGGCCCTACCATCCAGATCGGAGAGGAGACAGTCATCACTGTGGATGCAAAGGCTGCTGGGAAAGGTAAAGTGACCTGTAAAGTCACAACTCCTGATGGGGCGGAGCTGGATGTGGATGTGGTTGAGAACGCCGATGGAACCTTCGACATTTATTACACTGCTCCCGAACCTGGCAAATACGTCATCACAATTCGTTTTGGGGGTGAAAACATCCCCAACAGTCCGTTTCATGTGGTG GCTACCGATGACCCCACCAGCCCCATCAATGGGATGGAAGCGGTGCTGCGGCCCTTCAGCCTGGTCATTCCCTTCACCGTACAGAAAGGACAGATAACAG GTGAGGTCCGGATGCCGTCTGGCCGAAGCGCCTGTCCTCACATTACAGACAACAAAGATGGTACCGTGACGGTGAACTACTCGCCCACCGAGCGCGGTCTGCACGAGATGGAGATCAAATATGACGGGAGCCACATTCCAG GAAGTCCACTCCAGTTCTACGCTGATGCCATTAACAGTGGTCACGTGTCTGCGTTTGGTCCTGGACTGACTCACGGGACGGTGAACACACTGGCCACATTCACCATTGTGACTAAAGACACCGGAGAAG GTGGGCTGTCGCTCGCTGTCGAGGGTCCGTCGAAAGCTGACATCGCCTGTAAGGACAATAAAGATGGGACGTGCGCGGTGTCCTACCTTCCTACCGCCTGTGGGGATTACAACATCGTGGTCAAATTTGATGACAAACACATCCCTGGGAGCCCGTTCACCGCAAAGATCACCG GTGACGACGTCCTGAGGACGTCTCAGCTTAATGTGGGGACGGCATCAGACGTTTCCTTGAAAATCATGGAGACAGATCTGAGGAGCCTGACAGCCAGCATCAGGGCGCCATCTGGAAACGAGGAACCATGCGTGCTGAAGAGGCTCCCCAACAGGCACATCG GAATCTCGTTCACGCCCAAAGAAGTGGGCGAACATGTGGTGAGCGTGAAGAAGAACGGCAAACACGTGACCAACAGCCCCTTCAGGATCATGGTGGGACAGTCCGAGATTGGAGATGCCAGTAAAGTGAAGGTTTTTGGTCAAGGACTCGTAGAAGGACACACCTCAGAAGTGGCAGAGTTCATTGTTGACACCAGAACTGCAG GTTACGGGGGTCTCGGTTTGTCCATTGAGGGTCCTAGTAAAGTGGACATAAACTGTGAGGATGTGGAAGACGGAACGTGTAAAGTTACCTACTGTCCCACTGAACCAGGAAATTACATCACCAACATCAAGTTCGCTGATCAGCACGTCCCCG gaagtccgtTCACGATCAAAGTGTTTGGCGAAGGTCGGGTGAAGGAGAGCATCACCAGGAAGCGCCAGGCTCCGCCCATCGCCTCCGTGGGCAGCACTTGtgacctcaaccttaaaataCCGG GAAACTGGTTCCACATGGTGTCGGCTCAGGAACGTCTGACCAGAACCTTCACGCACAGCAGCCACACCTACACCAGAACTGAACGTACTGAGATCAGCAAAACCCATGGTGGAGAGACCACGAGGGAGGTGAGGGTGGAAGAGAGCACGCAGGTGGGAGGAGAACCCTTCAGAGATGTCTTAACTGACCTCCTGGGACGAGAAG GTGAGGCGGGGGTGCAGGAGATGATGGCTCAGGTGACGAGTCCTGGAGGGAAGACAGAGGACGCAGAGATCATTAAAGGAGAGGACAGCACCTACAGCGTTCGCTTTGTACCGCAGGAAATGGGCGCTCACACCGTTAATGTTAAGTATCGGGGCCAACATGTCCCTGGGAGCCCCTTCCAGTTCACTGTGGGCCCTTTTGGGGAAGGAGGGGCTCACAAGGTTCGAGCCGGAGGTACGGGCCTTGACCGAGGAGTGGCTGGAGTCCCAG GGGAGTTCAGCATCTGGACCAGAGAGGCCGGCGCAGGAGGTCTCTCAATAGCTGTCGAAGGGCCAAGCAAGGCTGAGATCACCTTCGAAGACAGGAAGGATGGATCTTGTGGGGTCTCCTACGTGGTTCAAGAGCCTG GTGACTATGAAGTTTCCATCAAATTTAATGATGAGCACATCCCAGACTCGCCATTCACCGTCCCCATCTCCACGCTGGCGGACGACGCTCGCCGCATCACCATCACCAGCCTGCAG GAGATGGCTCTGAAGGTGGGACACGAGGCCTCCTTTGCTGTCCAGCTGAATGGAGCCAGAGGACTGATTGATGCTAAGATCCAGAACCCATCAGGGGCCACAGAGGACTGTTCCATCACTGAGCTCGACACTG ACCAACAGGCCATCCGATTCGTCCCACGAGAAAACGGACCTCATTCCATTGACGTCCGTTTAAATGGCAGCCACATCCCTGGAAGTCCTTTCAAGATCCGAGTTGGGGAACTAGGGCAGGATGGAGACCCGGGCTTGGTCTCTGCCTTTGGATCTGGACTGGAGAGAGGGACCACTG gcCTGGCATCAGACTTCATGGTCAACACGTGTAACGCTGGTTCAGGAGCTCTGTCTGTGACCATTGACGGGCCTTCCAAAGTAAAGATGGACTTTCAGGAGTGTCCTGAAGGCTACAAGGTGTCCTACACACCAATGGCTCCTGGAAACTACCTCATCTCCATCAAGTACGGGGGACCACAGCACATTGTAGGCAGCCCCTTCAAGGCCAAGGTCTCAG GACCTCATCTTTCCAGTGGACACGGGCTTCATGAAACCTCCTCCGTCCTTCTGGAAACTGTTAGCAAGACATCAGCAGCAAGCGCTGCCTTCGCCTCCTTTCCCAAGTTCTCATCAGATGCCAGTAAAGTGCTCCTGAGAGGTGCAGGCCTGTCCAAGGCCTTCATTGGTCAAAAGAACTCGTTCACGGTGGACTGCAGCGGAGCAG GCACCAACATGTTGATGGTGGGTGTTCACGGACCAAAAGCACcctgtgaggaggtgtatgtcAAACACATGGGCAACAGGATGTACAACGTCACCTACACGGTCAAGGAGCAAGGCAGCTACATCCTCATTGTCAAGTGGGGAGACGAGAACGTTCCCGGCAGTCCGTTCCACGTCACCGTCCCATAA